The DNA window GGAATGCGGGTCGTGGTAAGGACCGTTTAGCCGAATTCACTCAAGTCTCCTATGCAAATAAATACTGCAATGTTGGCGGAAATCCCCCAGCCCATCCAAATCTTTGCATGGGGCGTTCTGGGTGTGCTGGTGCTGATCGTCCTGGTGATCCTGATCAACTTCTTCAGCATCTGGATTCGCGCCCTGTTTTCGGGCGCGCGCGTCACTTACACCGAATTGATCGCACTGCGGCTGCGCAGCGTGCCCGTCGGCCTCGTCGTGGACACGCGCATCACCGCGGTGAAGTCCGGATTGGAGGTTTCGATCGATGACCTTTCCACACATTATCTGGCGGGCGGCAATATTGAGATGGTCGTGCTGTCGCTGATCGCCGCGAAAAAAGCCGGCATCCGCCTCGATTTCGACCGCGCTTGCGCCATTGACCTCGCCACCAAAGGCACCGGCAAAACCGTCCTCGAAGCGGTCAAAACCTCTGTCAATCCGAAAGTTATCGACTGCCCGAACCCGGCACCGGGCAAAACCACGATTGATGGCGTGGCGAAGGACGGGATCGTGGTGAAAGCCAAGGCGCGCGTCACCGTGCGCACGCACCTCGAGCGGTTTGTTGGCGGCGCGACCGAGGAAACAATCATCGCGCGCGTGGGCGAAGGCATCGTGGCCACCATCGGCTCGGCGGACAGCTACAAGGATGTGCTCGAACACCCGGACAGCATTTCCAAAACAGTGCTCGGCAAGGCGCTCGACAGCAACACAGCATTTGAAATCCTCTCCATCGACATCGCCGATGTGAACGTCGGAGAAAACGTCGGAGCAAGGTTGCAGGCGGAACAGGCCGAGGCGAACAAACTCATCGCGCAGGCGCAGGCCGAAGTGCGCCGCGCCGCCGCCGTGGCGGTCGAACAGGAAATGCTGGCCCGTGTTCAAGAAATGCACGCGCGCGTCGTCGAAGCCGAGGCACAAGTGCCGCTCGCGATGGCCGAGGCGTTCCGCAGCGGCAATCTCGGCATAATGGACTTTTACCGTATGAAAAACATCCAGGCGGACACTGGTATGCGTGACAGCATCGCGGGCGCGGGCGGCACCGGCACGGCGGGGGGCGCCGCGGGAGCGCAAACCAAACCATCCGGCAGTTGAACTGAAGCGAAGCCTTCCGATACAAACCGATGGCGATTTCGATGGATTCCGCGTTCACCATTCCGATGTTCGGCAGGATCGAGAGTTTCTGGATCGTTGTCGCCGTCGTCGTCGTTTCGTCAGTTTGGGAATGGCTTAAAAAGCAGCGCAAGACAGGAAGGACCGGCTCTCCAGGTGGAGGATCGGAACCGTTCACTTCGTCTCCGCCGGCCACCGCTCCACGCCCCGCGGCAACGAGCGATTGGGAGGCGGAATTACGGCGCTTGCTCGGTGGCGAATCGCCGGTGGCCAATCCTCCACCAACGGCTCCGCCACTCATCCGTACGACGGTCATTCAGGAAGCGAAGCCGGTTTCTTCTGCGCGCCCGACCATTGTCGCCACGCCAATGGTGAGAACGCCGCCTCCGCCGTCCCCCGAAACTCGAATCACGACGGCGGAGAAGTCCGTTGATGTTCATCGGCCGGCCCTCCAGGAATCAGCCGCTGCTTATCATCGCGCGAGCCATTTACAGGAAGAGGTCGCGAAGCATCTGAAGGGGGTTGACGAGATGACCGAACGGCATCTGGCTGGAACCGGGATCGTGCCTGCCCGGGCTCTTTCAGTCGAAGCGGCCCAAACCATAGCGTTGATCCGCAACCCGAGGACCGCGCGTCAGGCCGTGATTGCGTCGCTGATTTTCGGCCCCCCGAAGGCACTGGCGGCGGAATAATCTGTTTTACTTCGAGAGTTACGGTTCCTATATTCGCGCGCCTCGTGCCGACGTGGCGGAATTGGCAGACGCGCTGGACTCAAAATCCAGTGGTAGCGATACCGTGTGGGTTCGACCCCCTCCGTCGGCACCAACCGTTTCAATGCTTTGTGCCTTGGCGGATAAGTTGTCCAACCGAGATTTCCCGTTAATTGGCGAGATCAGGCGTTAATTGCCTTTAGATAAAGGGTTGCGGGGATTCAAGCGCCAATCCCGTTTTGATAAGTTGTCCAGGCTTTCAATACCTGTCCATGCTGAGAGTTCAACCGATTCAAAACGCAACAAGTTGCAAATGAGTCAATTGAACTTTCGCCTGGACAACTTATGCTCCGCGTTCCCGAAGTCACATTTTTCCTCCTGTTTGCCCCTCGAAAATCCGTTTCGCGGCAAGCGCAAGCCTCCTGAATGCCCGTTGCAACGTCGTTGCCTTGCCCAAAATATGGCCCTGTTCGACGGCCGTTCCAACTACTGCACCAGCGCCTTGATGTTGCGGGCGAAATCCGTGTTGCGCTTCGAGTCGCGATTGATTTTCACGACCGCGACACCCTCGGCCAAAGAGAGTTGTGTAGAGAAGGAAAAAGGACGGGTTTGGATGCACACACAGCTTTTCACCAAAACCCGCCATCCGCCCATTCGAGCAGGACATTACTGAGACTGTGGTGCGCGCGCCAATCACGCTGCCAGAATTGTTTAATTGTAAGTTATCAGCACGTTGCCACCGGATAAGGAGATGGCGGAAATAGTAAGCGCCGTGCCTGACATGATACGATAATACTGCATGCTACCTGACAAAGGAACCGTTATGGTCTTGGTCTCGGTATTCACTGATTGTCCTGAAGCGCTGGTATACGGACCAATGAGTTCTGTCGCGGATACCAATGTGACGGCGCCAATTACTGTGTTTGGAATCGCAACGGCATTGGCGTCCAGAGTAACCGCGCCTATCCGTGCCAACGCTCTGCCGTCCAGAGTTGTGCCGGTGGCAAGCGAGATTGACTGATCAGCCAGGATCATTCCTTTGAAGATCGAAGTCGTCCCTAGCGTGGCAGAACTGCCGACCTGCCAATAAATGTTGGCGGCATTGGCGCTGCCGCTCAGGATAACCTGACTGCCGGCTGCCGTGTCGAGTGAAGACGCTATCTGGAAAATGAAGACAGCATTTGGATCGCCCTGAGCGTCGAGAGTGAGATTCCCTGTTATTGCCAGCGTGCCCGATGATTTATAGAGGCCGGGGGCCAACGTCCGGCCGCCGAGATCTGCGTTGGCCACATCGACCGGAGCCAGTGTTCGTCCGGCCGCGTCGTTATACGCAGTGGTCAAATCACCTTGGGCTGTTTGTGCGACCGCATCCCCCGCGTGCATCGTCCCACTCACAGTTCCTGGACCACCCGGCGGAATTCCCGCGAAGCCTGTCATTGCAGAACCCGTCCAGACACCCAGGTCGCCGGCAACCGTCGTACCCCCCGGTGCTCGTGACCGTGGAGCCCGCCAGGACCGCGAAGTTGCCTGCCGATCCGAGCTGGACCGGCGCTTGGACAGCCGCTGCGTCATGGCGCGGGAACATGACGGCCACCGCGAAGACAAGGCCCACGAAGATCCGCTTCGTTCCGTTCACACCGACGAGGGGTTTACATGCTTTCATCATCATCATATTTTCTTCCTGGTAGTCACCCGGAGTACCTCGCTGTGGCAGCAGCTGTCTCTCTGATTCGCAGGATTCCGTTTTTTTCTCCGTAAAAATAAGCCAAACAACCATGCGCGCGCTATGACGGGGTTAACCGTGGGGTCTTTCCCCTCTACGGCTTTTTCCGAACCTCAACAAAAACTCGCGCCTGCACCGCATTTAGCGTGGGGCAAAAGTGAAAACCGCGACTCGTCTATTGAACAGGCCTTCGACTATCAAGTGAAACGACTCCATCTCGCATGAACCCGCTTCGTTGATTCCCTACTTAAGGCGGTCCCCCGTCGGCCGAGTGAATGGGGCGAGATGAGCAACCGTCGCTTGGGTAATGGTGTTGGCTTTGCGCCGTACCACCACCAGCCCGCATCTCGTGTCAGAAGGGAAGCCAGTCTCCCCCGAATCGCATCTGGCCGCCAGGGCCGCGCACGCAGGCCGAGCGTCATCCCACGTGCCCCGGGCAACACGACAAGCCGAACCCTTTCACGCCTTTCTCCTCGCGGACGTTGAAGCCGAAACCGACTCTGATCAGAGAAGTGAAGCACTTGAACGCGCTGTCGAATCCGTTTCTGACGCGGATCTGCCTGCAATGCTTGATTCGCTTGCGCTCGACGCAACACCAGGGGCCGCTGAAATGAGTTTGCTCATTGTCCGTCGTTGGGCGGAAACCAACGCACTAGCCGCAGCCACGTGGGTCGCGCAACGACCTGGAGGCTCCGCCCACCGCGCCGCGCTCGAACAAATCGCCACGGCTTGGGCCAACTCCGACCTGCCTGCCGCCGCAGATTGGGTGCGTGCTTTGCCTGAAGGCGACAGCAAGCAAGCGGCGACCCTTGATCTCGCCTACGAAGCCGCCCGAACCGAGCCGATCGCGGCGCTTGAACTGGCGAGTACACTTCCGCCCGCGCATGAACGCGACGATTTGCTTGTTCACGCGGTCAGCCAGTGGGCCCGGACTGATTCCACCACTGCTGCCGAGTGGGCG is part of the Candidatus Angelobacter sp. genome and encodes:
- the floA gene encoding flotillin-like protein FloA (flotillin-like protein involved in membrane lipid rafts), translating into MLAEIPQPIQIFAWGVLGVLVLIVLVILINFFSIWIRALFSGARVTYTELIALRLRSVPVGLVVDTRITAVKSGLEVSIDDLSTHYLAGGNIEMVVLSLIAAKKAGIRLDFDRACAIDLATKGTGKTVLEAVKTSVNPKVIDCPNPAPGKTTIDGVAKDGIVVKAKARVTVRTHLERFVGGATEETIIARVGEGIVATIGSADSYKDVLEHPDSISKTVLGKALDSNTAFEILSIDIADVNVGENVGARLQAEQAEANKLIAQAQAEVRRAAAVAVEQEMLARVQEMHARVVEAEAQVPLAMAEAFRSGNLGIMDFYRMKNIQADTGMRDSIAGAGGTGTAGGAAGAQTKPSGS
- a CDS encoding ice-binding family protein; the encoded protein is MTQRLSKRRSSSDRQATSRSWRAPRSRAPGGTTVAGDLGVWTGSAMTGFAGIPPGGPGTVSGTMHAGDAVAQTAQGDLTTAYNDAAGRTLAPVDVANADLGGRTLAPGLYKSSGTLAITGNLTLDAQGDPNAVFIFQIASSLDTAAGSQVILSGSANAANIYWQVGSSATLGTTSIFKGMILADQSISLATGTTLDGRALARIGAVTLDANAVAIPNTVIGAVTLVSATELIGPYTSASGQSVNTETKTITVPLSGSMQYYRIMSGTALTISAISLSGGNVLITYN